ATTCCTATTGTGATCAGCACCTTCTCGTTGAGCGATTTAATATATGGAAGCCCTGGACAATGGCATTATCAcatgagaaaattatccattgTTAAAGCAAAATAGACCCATTCAGGTATTTCATCGAACATCTTTGGGGCCCTTGGGTTGCCTCAAAGGAAGCGGCTCAAATCGGATAaaaatttgcattgaatcttGGGATAAAGGAATCGTATTTTTGTAAGCTCGCCTGCTTTGGCTTTGTGGAATCTTCTTCGAACGATTTCGAGGAGTGAAACTTAGAATCAATAACGACCTCGGTTCTACTGTAATGGTTTGCTCCGAAGAAAAGCTGGTCTTGATCATAACGACAaatggcagagagagagaaagagagagagagagagaggtggctgATGATGGCGGCAAAGGCGGATCCGAGGCAGAGCGAGagggggagaggaagaagaagaaagaaaagaaaacacaaacatgaaacaaagagggagaaaataaaaatataaaaagtacTTGGATGGACTTGAAcatgtccttaaaaggctcCTCCTGAATTGGATATCCCGAGATGACTTCTCCTCATGCCCATTTAAGACAAGTGAGGGGAAGTAGTACGGGATAACATCCCCATGAGGCTCTCCATACAACCCAACCAAAAGGAAGGGTTCGGATCCCACCTTGACTCTCGCGATGCCTTCTCCGGGGTTGCCCGAGCGTGGTACAAGGAAATGATAGGGTGTTCCCCTCCCAAAGGGAATAGGGAACACGTGGCCGGCCGGACAAGAATACCATTGGATGTGGACAAGGTTTCGTTAGTTGGTGAAGCTAGAAATActttatttgagactaaatatATCATTTGGACTCTTATTTAATATAATGTTTACTACAGATACTTTTCAATAAAATAGTCACTTCAagctattatttaaaaaattttattttgatgcaAAATTTGACTTGAAATCGATGCTTTGATATTGAATCGTGAATAAACAAAATTCAGTTTCAAATCCCCAAAACTCAAGCTCAACTCAATATTAAGGttcgaaattgaactcgattcaacttgattattaaaaatttgattctactCATTTAACTTATTACGTAGGgcgtctctttctttttgtcctaATCATATGATGTACCTTCTGCAAAGCCCAGTCATGCCATTCGATTGctttatctttcaattctaTCAAAAGTTTGGCATTTGATTGCTCGCGTGGTTGTCTAGTTTAGCATTGTCTAGGCCcgataattttttgattattgtttatcttttatcttttccgtTTTTGGCGTCATAAAGAAGTTTTGATTTATTGCAAGGAAGTGCATGGTCCGTGGGGGCGACGAGGCTAAGCTAAGCCTAATTACATCAATGAACAATGGAAGTTACTAAAAAGGCAATGTGGGGTTTCACTCGGCACCATcacttgaattttatttcttttaatatacTGGAAGGATCCCATCCCGCGGCTCCTTTTGCTCTTTCAATTTCTTACTTTTGGCAATGAAAAACCGTGGCCACACAACACCGTTACACTAGCCGGATCCTACGAGAAACAACTGACGTCGTCTCATCTATTGATTGTCGGACTTCCAAGATTTTGTGTCACAACCGCACTTCCGTTCACTCACGTGACACTTCTTAGATGTCCTTCCTCTGCAACTCATTTCGGACGGGGTTTAGGTCCCCAGTATGGACTGGAGTACAAGGCCACCCCAAAAATGCGAATAAAATAGTCCATTCTATTTTGCGAGTATCGTGGCTTAGTCTTGATGACTCTCTTAGGAATATGAAGTAATAATAGAGTGAATCTATCAAATGATTCTCCACCAAAAGCAAGAACTCGTTTATTGTGTATGTGgattaattggtcaatttaCGACATTTTATATAGAAgttaagaaaaaattcaaagagtTATAATTCGTTATGATTCGAGAATCTATCTATCAATGACCATAGAATTGCCCTATATATTATAAGAAGAAATTCGATAAATCCTCTAACACAAAGTTATTCGATAATCGAATCTCCAACATTGTACAGTAAAGTAGACCATTTATCGTCATGCATCATTCAAGTTTCACACAAAACATAGATAGAAGCTTCCAAATTAATGTGCATACACTAAGATGAGAAAAACTATTGTGATTTCTGTCTCATTAATCGTTTGGATACGTTTCATCATACACTAACTTATGCCTACACTCAGGGcaagtatacttgaaataatatCTCCCTCCTCTATGCCCGCATATCTGACAATCACCCGGGATGGTAATTGGGGGTGCCATGGCGATTGGCGCCATCATGGGAGGCGGCATGCCAGGCCAAGGCTTAGTGCCAGGTTCCTCAGGTAGATCTAGATCCTTAATCGGCGAAGCGGGAGGAGATGGCTTTGTGGCCGAAGCAGATGCTAAGGCCActtttttccagattttcttcTCTCGCCTCCGGATGTAGTA
The nucleotide sequence above comes from Eucalyptus grandis isolate ANBG69807.140 chromosome 2, ASM1654582v1, whole genome shotgun sequence. Encoded proteins:
- the LOC120290230 gene encoding uncharacterized protein LOC120290230, with protein sequence MKILISLQVALELKQQHHSLVCSVLPVKRVFLMENNNYPQTYPSFQYFPPPSAWIDPDSISSNDNKTPTWVIVGVVIVAVMLCGFLFYYIRRREKKIWKKVALASASATKPSPPASPIKDLDLPEEPGTKPWPGMPPPMMAPIAMAPPITIPGDCQICGHRGGRYYFKYTCPECRHKLVYDETYPND